One window of Mesorhizobium sp. WSM4904 genomic DNA carries:
- a CDS encoding LacI family DNA-binding transcriptional regulator, which produces MASRAKATILDIAREAGVSKSTVSLVLQGSGLIRPETAVKVRKAIEDVGYVYNRGAANLRKAHSNVIGMVINDLTNPFFAELAVGMERVFQAAGIVPFIANTAENPVRQEEVLKSLMEQGVAGLIVSPARGTTPGAFRRIETAGVPIVFTMRRLPESRIPVIAPDNHRGAFIATEHLIRKGHRRLAFFGGSSDLVVYRQRLGGFLEACETLDIPVADRTIVEGETSRKGGMTCLETALAAPKPPTAALCFNDAVAFGVMLALRKRGLEAGADFAVVGFDDVAEAEHYMPALTSVAVDTAGLGERAAHVMLKMIQSRTTRAEDHIGAVSLVVRESCGPSRNARSTGMGDAA; this is translated from the coding sequence ATGGCCAGCCGGGCCAAGGCGACGATCCTGGACATTGCCCGCGAGGCGGGCGTGTCCAAATCGACGGTATCGCTCGTGCTGCAGGGCAGCGGGCTGATCCGGCCTGAGACCGCGGTCAAAGTGCGCAAGGCGATCGAGGATGTCGGCTATGTCTACAACCGCGGCGCCGCCAATCTGCGCAAGGCCCATTCCAACGTCATCGGCATGGTGATCAACGATCTCACCAATCCCTTCTTCGCCGAGCTGGCTGTCGGCATGGAGCGCGTCTTCCAGGCTGCCGGCATCGTGCCTTTCATCGCCAACACCGCGGAGAACCCCGTGCGGCAGGAAGAGGTGCTGAAGTCGCTGATGGAGCAGGGCGTCGCCGGCCTGATCGTCTCGCCGGCGCGCGGCACCACGCCCGGCGCCTTCCGCCGCATCGAGACCGCCGGCGTGCCGATCGTCTTCACCATGCGCCGGCTGCCCGAGAGCCGCATTCCGGTAATCGCGCCGGACAACCATCGCGGCGCCTTCATCGCCACCGAGCATCTGATCCGCAAGGGCCATCGCCGGCTGGCCTTCTTCGGCGGCTCGTCCGACCTCGTCGTTTATCGACAGAGGCTGGGCGGTTTTCTGGAGGCTTGCGAAACGCTGGACATCCCCGTCGCCGACAGAACGATCGTCGAGGGCGAGACCAGCCGCAAGGGCGGCATGACCTGCCTGGAGACCGCGCTTGCGGCGCCTAAGCCGCCGACGGCCGCCCTTTGCTTCAACGATGCCGTCGCTTTCGGCGTGATGCTCGCGCTGCGCAAGCGCGGCCTGGAAGCCGGAGCCGACTTCGCCGTCGTCGGCTTCGACGACGTGGCCGAGGCCGAGCACTACATGCCGGCGCTGACCAGCGTCGCCGTCGACACCGCCGGCCTCGGTGAGCGGGCTGCCCACGTCATGCTGAAGATGATCCAGTCGCGCACCACGCGCGCCGAGGACCATATCGGCGCTGTCAGCCTCGTTGTCAGGGAAAGCTGCGGCCCGAGCCGCAACGCGCGCAGCACTGGAATGGGAGACGCGGCATGA
- a CDS encoding dihydrodipicolinate synthase family protein: protein MDIILPAENGDRVSYRLVGQPVEPVIGADFPRIAYAAAHVVANPFAMTDPWSQAAVDWDKTMAFRHHLWRLGFRIAEAMDTSQRGMGFDWASAKELIRRSIAEAHTVKGADLASGAGTDHLAPSAAKSLDDVIRAYEEQFAFIEGEGGKAIMMASRALAAVAKGPDDYARVYDRILSQASGKVILHWLGDMFDSALKGYWGSDDFESALDTVVAIIERHADKVEGIKISLLDAGKEVRLRDRLPEGVVMFTGDDFNYPELIAGDGKKHSHALLGIFDAIAPVANAALAKLGAGDRASYDALMAPTVPLSRKIFEAPTEYYKAGIVFMAWLNDHQDHFAMVGGMQSARGICHYADIFRLADQAGLLADPERAITRMKALCSVAGV from the coding sequence ATGGACATCATCCTGCCTGCGGAGAATGGCGACCGCGTCAGCTACAGGCTGGTCGGTCAGCCGGTAGAGCCCGTCATCGGCGCGGATTTCCCGCGCATCGCCTATGCCGCGGCCCATGTCGTCGCCAATCCATTCGCCATGACCGATCCCTGGTCTCAGGCTGCGGTCGACTGGGACAAGACCATGGCCTTTCGCCATCATCTGTGGCGGCTCGGTTTCCGCATCGCGGAAGCCATGGACACTTCGCAGCGCGGCATGGGTTTCGACTGGGCGAGCGCGAAGGAACTGATCCGGCGCTCGATCGCCGAGGCACACACGGTGAAGGGCGCCGATCTCGCTTCGGGCGCCGGCACCGACCACCTGGCGCCCTCGGCGGCAAAGTCGCTCGACGACGTGATCCGCGCCTATGAGGAGCAGTTCGCGTTCATCGAGGGCGAGGGCGGCAAGGCGATCATGATGGCGAGCCGCGCGCTGGCGGCGGTGGCCAAGGGGCCGGACGACTATGCGCGCGTCTACGACCGCATCCTCAGCCAAGCTTCCGGCAAGGTCATCCTGCACTGGCTCGGCGACATGTTCGACTCGGCGCTGAAAGGCTATTGGGGAAGCGACGATTTCGAGTCCGCGCTCGATACGGTCGTCGCCATCATCGAGCGGCATGCCGACAAGGTCGAAGGCATAAAGATATCGCTGCTCGACGCCGGCAAGGAGGTACGGCTGCGCGACCGCCTGCCCGAGGGCGTGGTGATGTTCACCGGCGACGATTTCAACTATCCGGAACTGATCGCCGGCGACGGCAAGAAGCATTCGCATGCGCTGCTCGGCATCTTCGACGCCATCGCGCCGGTTGCCAACGCCGCGCTGGCGAAGCTCGGCGCAGGAGACCGGGCCAGCTATGACGCGCTGATGGCGCCAACCGTGCCGCTGTCGCGGAAAATCTTCGAGGCACCGACCGAATATTATAAGGCCGGCATCGTCTTCATGGCGTGGCTGAACGACCACCAGGATCATTTCGCCATGGTCGGCGGCATGCAGTCGGCGCGCGGCATATGCCACTACGCCGACATCTTTCGCCTGGCCGATCAGGCCGGATTGCTGGCCGATCCCGAGCGCGCCATCACCAGGATGAAAGCCCTCTGCTCGGTCGCGGGCGTTTGA
- a CDS encoding DUF1330 domain-containing protein, with product MKGYWLIVGTEISDQEAQAEYGRLWKPIGEKYQARTNTTKQPPLLVEARDAKRMVLVEFPSLEIAKACYADPAYEEAMRFALKASSRVLVMFEGDLG from the coding sequence GTGAAGGGATACTGGCTCATCGTCGGAACCGAGATTTCGGACCAGGAAGCGCAGGCGGAATACGGCCGGCTCTGGAAGCCGATCGGCGAAAAATACCAGGCGCGAACCAACACGACGAAGCAGCCGCCGCTGCTTGTCGAGGCGCGCGATGCCAAGCGCATGGTGCTTGTGGAGTTTCCGTCGCTGGAGATCGCCAAGGCCTGCTACGCCGACCCGGCCTATGAAGAAGCCATGCGCTTCGCGCTCAAGGCGTCGAGTCGCGTGCTGGTGATGTTCGAAGGGGACCTCGGGTAG
- a CDS encoding outer membrane protein: MGKVLLTSAMLVGFCSSAFAADALSVEPTSYNWTGAYIGAVAGVNFLKGDVTIPNYDPTGYDGDSTSASIGGQVGYQYQFDNNFVLGAEARLVAVFNKKTVPTIDGETFETAADWQGDIVARAGYAMGNFLPYVKGGVAFLHLHDTGYSILGFGDTKFDRTYTGWTIGVGADYALNDKWVVGVDYAYAHFSDHNFEDDSALVGPTFVKPSTHTVSLSLNYRF, from the coding sequence ATGGGGAAGGTTCTACTCACGTCGGCAATGCTTGTTGGGTTTTGTTCGTCAGCCTTTGCTGCGGATGCATTGTCAGTCGAGCCCACGTCCTACAATTGGACAGGCGCCTATATTGGCGCGGTGGCCGGCGTCAATTTCCTCAAGGGCGATGTGACGATCCCGAATTATGATCCCACCGGATATGATGGCGATAGCACATCGGCATCGATTGGCGGCCAAGTAGGCTACCAGTATCAATTCGACAACAATTTCGTTCTCGGAGCGGAGGCTCGTCTGGTTGCGGTGTTCAACAAGAAGACAGTGCCGACGATCGACGGTGAAACGTTCGAGACCGCTGCCGATTGGCAAGGCGATATCGTCGCGAGGGCCGGATATGCGATGGGCAACTTCCTCCCCTACGTTAAGGGCGGCGTGGCCTTCCTGCACCTGCACGATACCGGATATAGCATTCTCGGTTTTGGGGATACCAAGTTTGACCGGACTTATACCGGCTGGACGATCGGTGTTGGCGCAGATTACGCGCTCAATGACAAATGGGTTGTTGGCGTTGATTACGCCTACGCGCATTTCTCGGACCATAATTTCGAGGACGACAGTGCGTTGGTTGGCCCAACGTTCGTCAAGCCCAGCACCCATACGGTTTCTCTGAGCCTAAACTACCGCTTTTGA